From the Ostrinia nubilalis chromosome 8, ilOstNubi1.1, whole genome shotgun sequence genome, one window contains:
- the LOC135073860 gene encoding sushi, von Willebrand factor type A, EGF and pentraxin domain-containing protein 1: MLIRCPAALCAVVLLLAATPTSSEGNLFTCPNGWELKGLHCYKFFNIRHSWEKAAELCRRYGSELMVVDSYIENNMTASMVPTSLSNNHYWLGLATVDDLRTNTLESAAGALVSQYAGFWDLRQPNPKNGECVDVHITSDVQSWELTTCETLLPFMCKATACPAGTFHCSNGRCINSAFKCDKQDDCGDASDEMDCTSECHFYMASSGDVLESPNYPHKYPPFSDCKWTLEGPQGQNIVLQFQDFETEKSFDTVQILVGGRTEDKSVNLATLSGKQDLSTKLFVSASNFMIIKFSTDGSVERKGFRASWKTESSNCGGILRATPQGQVLTSPGYPVGCPGGLECMYIIEAQPGRIISLEIEDLELGMNRDYIVIKDGNTPSSPVLARLTGPGEENQKVVISTTNHLYMYFRTSLGDSKKGFNMRYSQGCKATIIASNGTFTSPAYGLTNYPNNQECLYRIKNPNGGPLSLKFDEFNIHPSDVVQVFDGSSTNGLRLHSENGFTVKPRITLTASSGEMLIRFVSDALHNGEGWKATFSADCPPLKSGIGALASNRDTAFGTVITFTCPIGQEFATGKSRITTQCLDGGKWSTTYIPSCQEVYCGPVPQIDNGFSIGSTNVTYRGVATYQCYAGFAFPTGQPIERISCLADGRWERTPTCLASQCVALPEVPHANVTILNGGGRSYGTIVRYECEPGYVRSGQPVLLCMSNGTWSGDVPSCSKALCPKFPEIKNGFIVDQTRIYMYGDEARVQCYKGYKLNGPSVLKCGPNQDFDAAPTCDDINECLSSQCDSISTDCKNTQGGFFCPCRPGFAPSLDCRPVGDLGLINGAVPDESITTSAPEPGYHKGMVRLNNGGGWCGNNLEAGANWIQVDLRAPTIIRGFRTMSVMRADGNIAFTSAIRIQYTNDLTDVFKDYTNPDGTAVEFRILEPTLSVLNLPVPIEAQYVKFKIQDYVGAPCLKIEIMGCARLDCNDINECSENNGGCEQKCINTPGNFSCSCNLGYELYSSNGTAGFAIETSETGERDGDTYQRNKSCVPVMCPPLLSPENGKLLSTKKSFHFGDIVQFQCDFGYVMSGFSSLLCTSSGTWNGTAPECQYARCVTLSDDKNDGLKVIRDDPESVLVPYRDNVTVTCTSPGRHLRNTLTSSFRQCVYDPKPGFPDYWLSGAQPQCPRKDCGVPMPTPGFVYSPLVDTKYQSSFFFGCQNTFKMAGQSSKHDNIVRCQANGIWDFGDLRCEGPVCEDPGRPADGYQIARSYEHGSEVLFGCSRPGYILINPRPITCIREPECKVIKPLGLASGRIPDSAINATSERPNYEARNIRLNSVTGWCGKQEAFTYVSVDLGKVHRVKAILVKGVVTSDIVGRPTEIRLFYKTNESANYVIYYPNFNLTMRDPGNYGELAMITLPKYVQARFVILGIVSFMDNACLKFELMGCDEPSPDPLLGYDYGYSPCVDNEPPVFQNCPQQPIIVQTDVNGGLLPVNFTEPTATDNSGAIARLEVTPQHFRTPIQVFHNMVVRYVAFDFDGNVAICEVNITVPDYTPPKLSCPQSYVIELVDKQDSYAVNFNETRRRINATDASGEVFLKFIPERAVIPIRGYENVTVIASDKYGNKAQCNFQVSVQATPCVDWELMPPAHGALNCLPGDRGIQCIATCSPGFRFTDGEPVKTFICETKRQWVPTAVVPDCVSENTQQAAYHVISSVQYRALGAVSNACLPQYKDLLAQYDNILNERLSQRCSAVNVNVNVTFVKVMPTLLDENVVKMDFVLSITPDIRQTQVYDLCGSTLNLIFDLSVPHASALIEPVLNVSSIGNQCPPLRAIRSSISRGFTCSVGEVLNMDTNDVPRCLHCPAGTFAGEKQKSCTMCPRGYFQNQARQGSCLKCPQGTFTREEGSKDITDCVPVCGFGTFSPTGLVPCLECPRNSYSGEPPIGGFKDCQACPVNTFTYQPAAPGRDRCRAKCAPGTYSPTGLAPCSQCPRNFYQNLAGQTLCSECPTNMKTVGTGATGLEECIPVECSNSACQHGGLCVPKGHGVQCYCPAGFSGRRCEIDIDECASQPCYNGGTCTDLPQGYRCSCPTGYGGINCQEERSECRNDTCPERAMCKDEPGFNNYTCLCRSGYTGIDCDITVDPCTANGNPCSNGATCTALQQGRFKCECLPGWEGQLCEINTDDCIEKPCLLGAACTDLVNDFSCACPQGFTGKRCHEKIDLCSNEPCKHGICVDKLFVHQCICDPGWSGPSCDININECVISPCENGGQCIDSIDDFTCICEAGYTGKRCQHTIDDCLSDPCQNGATCVDQIDGFICKCRPGFIGLQCETAIDECLNEPCNPVGTERCVDLDNKYQCMCREGFTGEMCETNIDDCASDPCFNGGSCKDEIGGYKCSCQPGWTGKRCEKDIGNCMNRPCQNNARCIDLFQDFFCVCPSGTDGKQCETAPERCIGSPCMHGGKCQDFGSGLNCTCSQDFVGVGCQYEFDACEAGLCQNGATCIDEGEDYTCICAPGFKGKNCDEDIIDCKENSCPPSATCIDLPGRFYCQCPFNLTGDDCRKTISVDYDLYFSDPLRSSAAQVVPFDTGSTDSLTIAMWVQYTQQDEGGVFFTAYSVSNSHIALNRRPVIQAHSNGVQVSLFPELQDVYLSFGEFATVNDGQWHHVALVWDGSNGGELTLITEGLIASKLEGYGSGRSLPQYLWVTLGKPQSDNPKAYTESGFQGHLTKVQIWNRALDFTNEIQKQVRDCRTEPVLYNGLALTWAGYDDIVGGVERIVPSHCGQRVCPNGYTGSKCEQLQVDKEPPRVDRCPGDLWVIAKNGSSVVSWDAPVFSDNVGVARIVENSGHKPGQNLAWGTYDIAYVAYDAAGNTATCTFKVTVLSEFCPPLVDPLGGYQSCRDWGAGGQFKVCEIACRDGLRFSQQVPPFYTCGAEGFWRPTTDPSLPLVYPACSPASPAQRVFKISMLFPSSVLCNDAGQGVLRQKVRTAINQLNRDWNFCSYAIDGTRECKELDINVKCDHRANVRQTRQVSSPPSTPTEDTYVLDAIIPVEETRSSREGRQAGDTYSVEISFPSVNDPVIHSGNNERSTVQRLLEKLILEDEQFDVRNILPNTVPDPASLQLVSDYACPMGQVVMAPDCVACAVGTYLDVASDSCKPCPTGTYQSEAGQLQCSTCPSIAGQPGVTQAAGARSAADCKERCAAGKYYDAESELCRPCGHGSYQPKEGAFACISCPRGQTTRATEAVSAAECREDCPSGEQLSSEGGCEACPRGTWRSIGSGAACAPCPPGTTTPQTGAASPDQCTLPVCRPGSYLNVTLNSCIQCKKGTYQSEAQQTDCKACPINTSTKEAGATSESDCTNPCEMSGPEMHCDVNAYCLLMSDTNEFKCQCKPGFNGTGKVCTDVCVDFCDNGGECVKDTRGEPSCRCTGSFTGRHCRDKSEFAYIASGVAGGVIFIIFLVLLVWMICARSTKRKEPKKTLTPAIDQNGSQVNFYYGAHTPYAESIAPSHHSTYAHYYDDEEDGWEMPNFYNETYMKESLHNGMNGKMNSLARSNASIYGTKEDLYDRLKRHAYPGKKDKSDSDSEGQ; this comes from the exons GATGGGAGTTAAAGGGGTTACACTGTTACAAATTCTTCAATATCAGACATTCATGGGAAAAAGCTGCCGAGCTATGTCGAag GTATGGCAGCGAACTGATGGTAGTAGACAGTTACATAGAAAACAACATGACAGCTAGCATGGTCCCTACTAGTCTTAGCAATAACCACTATTGGCTCGGACTTGCTACTGTCGACGACCTCAGAACAAACACACTCGAATCAGCAGCCGGTGCTTTAGTATCACAGTACGCAGGATTTTGGGATCTCAGACAACCAAATCCCAAAAATGGAGAATGCGTAGACGTACACATCACCTCCGACGTCCAATCATGGGAACTCACCACTTGCGAAACTCTTCTGCCGTTCATGTGCAAAGCCACCGCCTGTCCTGCTG GAACCTTCCATTGTTCAAACGGAAGATGCATAAACTCAGCCTTCAAATGTGACAAGCAAGACGATTGTGGCGATGCGTCCGACGAAATGGACTGCACTTCCGAGTGTCACTTTTACATGGCCAGCAGTGGGGACGTCTTAGAGAGCCCTAACTATCCTCACAAGTACCCACCCTTCAGCGATTGTAAATGGACTTTAGAAGGTCCTCAAGGCCAAAACATTGTTTTACAGTTCCAAGATTTTGAAACTGAAAAGTCTTTCGACACTGTTCAAATTCTGGTGGGCGGCAGAACCGAAGACAAATCAGTCAATCTTGCAACCCTATCAGGGAAACAAGATTTATCGACTAAACTTTTTGTATCCGCTTCGAACTTCATGATTATTAAATTCAGCACGGATGGATCAGTCGAAAGGAAAGGTTTCCGTGCATCATGGAAAACTGAATCATCTAACTGTGGTGGTATTCTTAGAGCTACTCCCCAAGGTCAAGTTTTGACTTCTCCTGGCTACCCAGTCGGCTGTCCTGGTGGTTTGGAATGTATGTACATAATTGAAGCTCAGCCTGGTCGAATAATCTCATTGGAAATCGAAGACCTAGAGTTGGGTATGAACAGAGATTACATAGTCATTAAAGATGGAAATACTCCATCTAGCCCAGTGCTTGCTCGCTTAACAGGCCCGGGTGAAGAAAACCAAAAAGTAGTTATATCTACTACGAACCATTTATACATGTACTTCAGAACGAGTTTGGGAGATTCCAAGAAGGGTTTCAACATGAGATATTCTCAAGGATGTAAAGCAACAATTATTGCGTCCAATGGAACTTTCACTTCACCCGCATACGGACTAACTAACTATCCTAATAACCAGGAATGTTTATACAGAATAAAGAACCCCAATGGTGGTCCTTTGTCTCTGAAATTCGACGAATTCAATATCCACCCATCTGATGTTGTACAAGTTTTTGACGGGTCTAGTACAAATGGACTGAGATTACACTCTGAAAACGGATTTACGGTGAAACCTAGAATAACACTTACTGCATCTAGCGGTGAAATGTTGATAAGATTTGTATCTGATGCATTACATAACGGCGAGGGATGGAAGGCAACGTTCTCAGCAG ACTGCCCACCTCTCAAGTCCGGAATCGGAGCATTAGCATCAAACAGAGATACCGCATTTGGTACAGTTATTACATTTACATGCCCTATTGGCCAAGAATTTGCAACGGGTAAATCTAGAATCACAACTCAATGTTTAGACGGTGGAAAATGGTCAACCACATACATACCGAGTTGCCAAG AGGTATATTGTGGACCAGTGCCACAAATCGACAACGGATTCTCTATTGGATCAACCAATGTCACTTATCGAGGTGTCGCGACGTACCAATGTTACGCTGGATTTGCTTTCCCAACTGGCCAGCCTATTGAGAGGATTTCTTGTTTAGCTGATGGCAGATGGGAAAGAACGCCTACTTGTCTTG CATCTCAATGTGTGGCCTTACCAGAAGTCCCACACGCAAACGTCACAATTCTAAACGGCGGAGGGCGTAGCTATGGTACAATCGTACGATATGAATGTGAGCCTGGTTACGTGCGGTCAGGTCAGCCTGTCCTCTTGTGTATGAGCAACGGAACTTGGTCTGGAGACGTTCCTTCCTGCTCAAAGGCTTTGTGCCCGAAGTTCCCTGAAATCAAGAACGGATTTATAGTGGACCAGACCAGAATATACATGTACGGAGACGAAGCTCGAGTACAATGTTACAAAG GATATAAACTAAACGGACCCAGTGTGCTAAAATGCGGACCAAATCAAGACTTTGACGCAGCGCCTACTTGTGACGACATCAACGAATGTCTGAGCAGCCAATGCGACAGTATCTCCACAGACTGCAAGAACACGCAAGGTGGTTTCTTCTGCCCTTGCCGACCTGGGTTCGCTCCGAGCTTGGATTGCAGACCAGTTGGTGATCTGGGTCTGATCAATGGTGCTGTGCCTGATGAATCTATCACAACTTCAGCTCCGGAGCCTGGATATCACAAAGGA ATGGTCCGATTGAACAATGGAGGTGGATGGTGTGGAAACAACTTGGAAGCTGGAGCTAACTGGATTCAAGTGGACTTGAGAGCGCCAACTATCATCAGAGGTTTCAGAACCATGAGTGTGATGCGAGCTGACGGCAACATTGCTTTTACTTCCGCGATTAGAATTCAATACACTAATGACTTGACTGACGTCTTCAAAGATTATACGAACCCAGACGGTACTGCTGTTGAATTCCGTATCCTAGAACCTACTCTATCAGTTTTGAACCTGCCAGTGCCTATTGAGGCGCAATATGTCAAATTCAAGATCCAAGACTACGTAGGCGCTCCTTGTTTGAAGATTGAAATTATGGGATGTGCTCGATTGGATTGCAATGACATCAATGAATGTTCGGAAAATAACGGTGGATGTGAACAAAAGTGTATCAACAC GCCTGGAAACTTCTCATGTTCTTGCAACCTTGGTTATGAACTGTACTCAAGCAATGGAACAGCTGGTTTCGCTATTGAAACATCTGAAACTGGTGAACGAGATGGCGATACTTACCAAAGAAATAAGTCTTGTGTACCCGTCATGTGCCCCCCTCTTTTGTCGCCCGAAAATGGaaaactgctgtctacaaagaAATCGTTCCACTTTGGTGATATTGTACAATTCCAATGTGATTTCGGATATGTTATGTCAGGATTCTCATCACTTCTTTGTACATCAAGTGGCACATGGAATGGAACAGCTCCTGAATGTCAAT ATGCTCGTTGTGTAACTTTATCTGATGATAAAAACGATGGACTGAAGGTCATAAGGGACGACCCAGAAAGTGTATTAGTACCTTACAGAGACAACGTAACAGTCACTTGCACGTCTCCAGGGCGACACCTAAGAAACACATTGACATCATCTTTCAGACAGTGTGTTTACGATCCTAAACCA gGTTTTCCCGATTACTGGTTGTCTGGTGCTCAACCACAATGTCCCAGAAAAGACTGTGGCGTGCCGATGCCAACTCCAGGATTCGTCTACAGTCCACTTGTTGACACAAAATACCAAAGCTCTTTCTTCTTCGGTTGCCAAAATACTTTCAAAATGGCAGGTCAGTCCAGCAAGCACGACAACATTGTTAGATGTCAAGCAAACGGTATTTGGGATTTCGGAGACCTAAGGTGCGAAGGACCGGTGTGTGAGGACCCTGGCAGACCAGCTGATGGTTACCAAATTGCAAGAAGCTATGAACATGGATCTGAAGTTTTATTCGGATGTTCAAGACCTGGATACATACTGATCAACCCTAGACCAATCACTTGCATACGGGAACCAGAATGCAAAGTCATTAAGCCTCTCGGACTTGCATCTGGAAGAATACCTGACTCGGCCATTAACGCTACCTCAGAAAGACCTAATTACGAGGCCAGAAACATTAGGCTTAACTCAGTAACGGGTTGGTGTGGTAAACAAGAAGCTTTCACGTACGTGAGTGTCGACCTAGGAAAAGTACACAGAGTGAAAGCCATTTTAGTAAAGGGTGTCGTGACATCTGACATTGTTGGCCGACCTACCGAAATCAGACTGTTTTACAAGACCAACGAAAGTGCCAACTATGTTATTTACTACCCTAACTTCAACCTAACGATGCGAGACCCAGGAAACTACGGAGAACTGGCAATGATTACGCTGCCTAAATATGTACAGGCTAGGTTCGTGATTTTGGGCATCGTCAGTTTCATGGATAATGCTTGTTTGAAATTTGAACTGATGGGATGCGATGAACCTTCTCCTGATCCACTGTTGGGTTACGATTATGGATACTCTCCTTGTGTTG ATAACGAGCCTCCAGTTTTCCAAAACTGTCCTCAGCAACCAATTATAGTGCAAACTGATGTAAACGGGGGTCTTCTTCCTGTAAACTTTACGGAGCCGACCGCAACGGATAACTCGGGCGCAATTGCCCGTTTAGAAGTTACTCCACAGCATTTCAGAACTCCAATACAAGTATTCCACAACATGGTTGTTCGTTATGTTGCCTTTGATTTTGATGGCAACGTCGCCATTTGTGAAGTGAACATTACCGTGCCTGACTATACTCCTCCAAAACTGAGCTGCCCGCAAAGTTACGTCATTGAATTAGTCGATAAACAGGACAGTTACGCTGTAAACTTCAACGAAACTCGCAGACGTATAAACGCAACAGATGCATCAGGCGAAGTCTTCCTAAAATTCATTCCGGAGCGCGCAGTTATACCCATTCGTGGCTACGAAAATGTCACAGTGATCGCCTCGGACAAGTATGGAAATAAGGCTCAATGTAACTTCCAA GTTTCGGTTCAAGCTACACCATGCGTTGATTGGGAATTGATGCCACCAGCACACGGAGCCCTCAACTGCCTCCCTGGAGATAGAGGAATACAGTGCATAGCTACTTGCAGCCCAGGATTCCGATTCACAGACGGTGAACCTGTAAAGACTTTCATTTGCGAAACCAAACGACAATGGGTCCCAACCGCCGTTGTGCCCGATTGTGTTTCTGAAA atacGCAACAAGCCGCCTATCATGTAATATCAAGCGTGCAGTACCGCGCACTCGGTGCCGTCTCAAACGCCTGCTTACCTCAATACAAAGACTTGTTAGCACAATATGACAATATCCTAAACGAGAGGCTATCCCAACGTTGTTCTGCCGTCAACGTAAACGTAAACGTTACCTTCGTCAAAGTCATGCCAACTCTCTTGGACGAAAACGTCGTGAAAATGGACTTCGTTTTATCGATTACACCTGACATCAGACAGACACAAGTTTACGATCTTTGCGGTTCAACATTGAATCTGATATTCGATCTATCGGTCCCTCACGCCAGCGCACTTATTGAACCTGTGCTTAATGTGTCGTCAATTGGCAATCAATGTCCTCCGTTGAGAGCTATTAGGAGTTCGATTTCCAGAGGTTTCACTTGCAGCGTCGGTGAAGTATTAAATATGGACACAAATGACGTACCAAGATGCT TGCACTGTCCGGCCGGTACTTTTGCTGGTGAAAAACAAAAGTCGTGTACTATGTGCCCACGTGGATATTTTCAAAACCAAGCGAGACAAGGTTCATGCCTTAAATGCCCACAAGGAACATTCACGAGAGAAGAGGGCTCTAAGGATATCACCGACTGTGTACCTGTCTGCGGATTTGGTACTTTCTCGCCAACTGGTTTAGTACCATGTCTAGAATGTCCACGAAACAGCTACTCTGGAGAGCCACCAATCGGCGGATTCAAAGACTGCCAAGCTTGTCCTGTAAATACCTTTACATACCAACCTGCAGCACCTGGTCGAGACAGGTGCAGAGCCAAATGTGCTCCCGGTACTTACTCGCCAACTGGATTAGCTCCTTGCTCGCAATGTCCTAGAAACTTCTACCAGAACTTAGCTGGTCAAACACTATGCAGCGAATGCCCTACCAACATGAAAACAGTTGGCACAGGAGCTACAGGACTCGAGGAATGTATTCCAGTGGAGTGCTCTAACAGCGCTTGTCAACACGGTGGACTTTGTGTACCTAAAGGTCACGGCGTCCAATGTTATTGCCCAGCTGGTTTCTCCGGACGCAGATGTGAAATTGATATTGATGAATGTGCAAGCCAACCTTGCTACAACGGAGGAACTTGTACTGACCTACCCCAGGGCTATAGATGCTCATGTCCAACAGGATATGGTGGCATTAACTGTCAAGAAGAACGATCAGAGTGCAGAAATGACACCTGCCCTGAACGAGCTATGTGCAAAGATGAACCTGGCTTTAACAATTATACTTGTCTATGTAGGTCTGGTTACACCGGTATTGATTGTGATATCACG GTTGATCCCTGCACAGCTAATGGCAACCCCTGCTCAAACGGCGCTACTTGTACTGCTCTCCAACAAGGAAGATTTAAGTGCGAATGTCTGCCAGGATGGGAAGGACAACTATGTGAAATTAACACTGACGACTGTATTGAGAAACCGTGTCTTCTTGGCGCGGCTTGCACAGATTTAGTAAATGACTTCAGTTGCGCGTGTCCACAAGGTTTCACAGGAAAACGATGCCATGAAAAGATTGACTTGTGCTCTAATGAACCATGCAAACATGGTATTTGTGTTGACAAACTTTTCGTTCATCAATGCATTTGTGACCCAGGTTGGTCCGGACCTTCTTGCGATATCAACATCAACGAGTGCGTTATTTCGCCTTGTGAAAACGGAGGCCAATGTATTGACAGTATTGACGACTTTACTTGCATTTGTGAAGCTGGATACACCGGGAAGAGATGTCAGCATACGATTGATGACTGTTTATCGGATCCATGCCAGAACGGAGCAACTTGTGTTGACCAAATCGATGGCTTCATCTGTAAATGTCGCCCAGGTTTCATTGGTCTGCAATGTGAGACGGCAATTGATGAATGCTTGAATGAACCATGCAACCCGGTGGGTACAGAGCGATGTGTGGATCTTGACAATAAATACCAATGCATGTGCAGAGAAGGCTTCACTGGAGAGATGTGTGAAACTAATATCGATGACTGTGCGTCAGATCCTTGCTTCAACGGCGGATCTTGCAAAGATGAAATAGGAGGTTACAAATGTAGCTGCCAACCGGGCTGGACTGGAAAGCGCTGCGAAAAGGATATCGGAAACTGCATGAACAGACCTTGTCAAAACAACGCCAGATGTATTGATCTCTTCCAAGATTTCTTCTGCGT GTGCCCAAGTGGAACAGACGGAAAACAATGTGAAACTGCACCCGAAAGGTGTATTGGCAGCCCTTGTATGCACGGCGGCAAATGCCAAGACTTCGGCTCTGGTCTGAACTGCACATGCTCTCAGGACTTCGTCGGCGTTGGTTGCCAATACGAATTCGACGCGTGTGAAGCTGGTCTCTGCCAGAATGGAGCCACTTGTATCGACGAGGGCGAAGATTACACTTGCATCTGCGCACCAGGCTTCAAAGGAAAGAACTGTGATGAAGACATTATTGACTGCAAGGAGAACTCATGCCCGCCTTCCGCTACATGCATCGATCTACCTGGACGATTCTATTGCCAGTGCCCATTCAATCTCACTGGCGACGATTGTAGAAAAA CTATAAGTGTCGACTATGACCTGTACTTCAGCGACCCTCTGCGCTCGAGCGCCGCTCAAGTGGTACCATTCGATACAGGCTCCACAGACAGTTTGACGATCGCTATGTGGGTACAGTACACACAACAAGATGAGGGTGGCGTTTTCTTCACGGCTTACAGCGTCAG CAATTCCCACATCGCTCTTAACAGACGGCCAGTAATCCAGGCGCATTCGAACGGCGTACAAGTATCCCTGTTCCCTGAACTTCAAGACGTGTACTTGAGTTTCGGAGAGTTTGCAACAGTTAACGACGGACAATGGCATCACGTTGCGTTAGTCTGGGACGGCAGCAACGGTGGAGAGTTAACTTTAATCACTGAAGGACTAATCGCCAGCAAACTTGAGGGATACGGCAGTGGACGATCACTACCTCAATA TCTATGGGTAACGTTGGGTAAACCTCAATCTGACAACCCTAAGGCATACACAGAATCAGGCTTCCAAGGTCACCTGACGAAAGTACAAATATGGAACCGCGCTCTCGATTTCACTAACGAAATTCAGAAGCAAGTCCGCGATTGTCGCACTGAGCCCGTCTTATACAACGGCCTGGCACTCACTTGGGCTGGATACGACGATATCGTTGGTGGAGTAGAGAGGATAGTTCCTTCACACTGCGGCCAAAGAGTTTGTCCTAACGGATACACTGGATCTAAATGCGAGCAATTACAAGTAGACAAGGAACCACCACGTGTCGACCGCTGCCCTGGAGATCTCTGGGTCATTGCCAAGAACGGTTCATCTGTCGTCAGCTGGGATGCGCCAGTCTTCAGTGACAACGTTGGAGTAGCAAGGATTGTGGAGAATTCAGGCCACAAACCTGGCCAGAACCTTGCTTGGGGAACATACGACATTGCTTACGTCGCGTATGATGCTGCTGGCAATACAGCTACTTGCACTTTCAAAGTAACAGTATTAT CTGAATTCTGCCCTCCTCTGGTGGACCCACTTGGAGGCTACCAATCCTGCCGCGATTGGGGAGCGGGTGGTCAGTTCAAGGTGTGTGAAATCGCCTGTCGCGACGGCCTACGATTCTCACAACAAGTGCCGCCATTCTACACTTGCGGAGCTGAAGGCTTCTGGCGACCGACTACCGACCCCAGTCTACCATTGGTCTACCCAGCTTGCTCAC CGGCTTCACCAGCTCAGCGCGTATTCAAGATCTCCATGCTGTTCCCAAGTTCGGTTCTCTGCAACGACGCCGGTCAAGGCGTACTCCGACAGAAAGTCCGCACTGCCATCAACCAGCTCAATAGAGATTGGAACTTCTGCTCTTATGCTATTGATG gTACTCGGGAATGCAAAGAACTGGACATAAACGTGAAATGTGACCACAGGGCCAATGTAAGACAGACACGTCAAGTATCGTCTCCTCCTAGCACTCCTACTGAAGATACGTATGTTCTGGACGCAATCATCCCAGTGGAAGA GACTCGGAGCAGTAGGGAGGGCAGACAAGCGGGCGATACCTACAGCGTTGAGATCTCATTCCCGTCTGTCAA CGACCCAGTCATCCACAGCGGAAACAACGAGCGGTCCACTGTTCAAAGGTTACTGGAGAAGCTTATCCTCGAAGACGAACAATTCGACGTTCGAAACATCCTTCCGAACACCGTCCCTGACCCAGCGAGTTTGCAGTTGGTGTCTGACTACGCCTGCCCGATGGGACAGGTCGTTATGGCCCCTGATTGCG TGGCCTGCGCCGTTGGTACCTACCTCGACGTGGCGAGCGACTCCTGCAAGCCGTGCCCGACTGGCACCTACCAGTCCGAGGCCGGTCAACTGCAGTGCAGCACCTGCCCCTCCATCGCTGGACAGCCAGGTGTCACCCAAGCGGCCGGCGCGAGAAGCGCTGCAGATTGCAAAG AGAGATGTGCCGCCGGTAAATACTACGACGCCGAATCGGAGCTATGTAGGCCTTGCGGGCATGGCTCATACCAGCCGAAGGAGGGCGCCTTCGCTTGCATATCGTGCCCGAGAGGCCAGACCACCAGAGCCACTGAGGCCGTGTCCGCCGCTGAGTGCAGGGAAGACTGTCCTTCAG GCGAACAGCTAAGCAGCGAAGGTGGTTGCGAGGCGTGTCCCCGTGGCACTTGGCGTTCTATTGGCTCGGGGGCCGCCTGCGCTCCCTGCCCGCCTGGTACCACCACTCCTCAAACTGGTGCTGCATCACCAGACCAATGCACTCTACCTGTCTGCAGGCCTG GTTCCTATCTCAACGTTACACTGAACTCGTGCATACAGTGCAAGAAGGGTACATACCAGTCGGAAGCTCAACAAACTGACTGCAAGGCTTGTCCCATCAACACGAGTACTAAAGAAGCTGGAGCG acttCAGAATCGGACTGCACCAACCCATGCGAGATGAGCGGCCCTGAGATGCATTGCGACGTGAACGCGTATTGTCTACTTATGTCAGACACCAACGAGTTCAAGTGTCAGTGCAAGCCCGGCTTCAATGGCACTGGAAAAGTGTGCACAG ACGTGTGCGTGGACTTCTGCGACAACGGAGGCGAGTGCGTGAAGGACACGCGCGGCGAGCCCTCGTGCAGGTGCACGGGGTCATTCACCGGCCGCCATTGCAGGGACAAGAGCGAGTTTGCGTACATCGCCAGCGGCGTCGCCGGCGGTGTCATATTCATTATCTTCCTGGTGCTGCTTGTATGGATGATCTGTGCCAG GTCAACAAAGAGGAAAGAACCAAAGAAGACGCTGACGCCAGCGATAGACCAGAACGGGTCGCAAGTGAACTTCTACTACGGTGCGCACACGCCGTACGCCGAATCCATCGCGCCGTCTCACCACTCGACCTACGCGCATTACTACGACGACGAAGAGGACGGCTGGGAGATGCCTAACTTCTACAACGAAACCTACATGAAGGAGAGTCTTCACAACGGAATGAACGGCAAAATGAACAGCCTGGCCAGGTCAAACGCCAGCATCTACGGAACCAAGGAAGACCTCTACGACAGATTAAAGAGGCACGCGTACCCGGGTAAGAAAG ATAAGAGTGACAGCGACAGTGAAGGTCAGTAA